The Kwoniella dendrophila CBS 6074 chromosome 1, complete sequence genome contains a region encoding:
- a CDS encoding multiprotein-bridging factor 1 codes for MSGWDDKPQIIGFKQQRPTVAKGSALNSAQRSGLVLSSESKGAGQTKGPADHQRIAKLDRDDAPKPPEKIGVEVGHAVATARMAIKNADGKSMTQKELATSVNAQPAAIADLEAGRAVPDQQLLSKLERKLNVKLRGAKNTIGGPLHPPKKK; via the exons ATG TCAGGCTGGGACGATAAACCTCAAATCATCGGTTTCAAACAACAAAGACCAACTGTCGCCAAAGGATCTGCATTAAACT CTGCTCAAAGATCAGGCTTAGTGCTttcttcagaatcaaaagGTGCAGGTCAAACTAAAGGAC CTGCCGATCACCAACGTATTGCCAAACTTGATCGAGATGatgcacctaaaccacctgaaaaAATTGGTGTAGA AGTCGGTCACGCTGTCGCAACTGCAAGAATGGCAATCAAGAACGCTGATGGAAAATCAATGACTCAGAAAGAATTGGCTACCTCAGTAAATGCTCAGCCAGCTGCT ATTGCCGATCTTGAAGCAGGTCGTGCGGTACCAGATCAACAATTGCTTTCTAAATTGGAACGAAAATTAAACGTAAAATTGAGAGGTGCTAAGAACACCATTGGTGGACCTCTTCACCcaccaaagaagaagtaa